A single genomic interval of Zingiber officinale cultivar Zhangliang chromosome 4A, Zo_v1.1, whole genome shotgun sequence harbors:
- the LOC121972225 gene encoding transcription repressor OFP13-like yields MARKVAFASLFFKKRSDTKPVSSPPTSTWLWPSCKHPTTDSFRKEDKQCDGNEALYELDSSEPCFSGSSEAECTSFSSESETSSAAEAAVLAVAHGKGSDRLFFEAGRASSLAEEAAEIEKLQQFKGNFATELDSEDPYLDFRLSMEEVVMANGEMKAQWLEEMLCWYLKMNAKIYHGIIVEAFLDLLLTLASSLDLEIDG; encoded by the coding sequence ATGGCTAGAAAGGTAGCCTTCGCCTCTCTCTTCTTCAAGAAAAGATCAGACACCAAACCAGTCTCTTCTCCTCCTACTTCTACTTGGCTTTGGCCTTCTTGTAAGCACCCAACGACAGATTCATTCAGGAAGGAAGACAAACAGTGCGATGGCAATGAAGCCTTGTATGAGTTGGATTCGAGTGAGCCATGCTTCTCGGGCTCATCTGAAGCAGAGTGCACGAGCTTCTCGTCGGAGTCGGAGACATCCTCAGCAGCGGAGGCTGCTGTCCTGGCAGTCGCTCACGGAAAGGGATCCGACCGTTTGTTCTTCGAGGCAGGCAGGGCGAGTTCATTAGCGGAAGAGGCAGCCGAAATTGAGAAGCTTCAACAATTTAAGGGAAACTTTGCGACGGAATTGGATTCCGAGGATCCGTACTTGGATTTTAGGCTGTCCATGGAAGAGGTGGTGATGGCGAATGGAGAAATGAAGGCGCAGTGGTTAGAAGAGATGCTGTGCTGGTATTTGAAGATGAACGCGAAGATTTACCATGGGATCATAGTCGAAGCTTTCCTGGATTTACTTCTGACTCTCGCTTCTTCCTTGGACTTAGAGATCGATGGATAA